In Kwoniella pini CBS 10737 chromosome 5, complete sequence, the following are encoded in one genomic region:
- a CDS encoding mitochondrial 37S ribosomal protein bS18m: protein MVRPPLSVRMLHTSLPHRAPSARESIASAISSSSLSNSDTTSTADAARKMLDSLTSRVKTEADEKRKPFRANSYAPPHSFNQNSLYPEPRPYAKAPLLGPSKKIASQIDPFYLSKTSPINHYLNPLFSLNFVNPMGKIKSRSETGLTWKSQKKIGKLVRRARSMGIISRWSNQTVAGGLGTSMGRIGGRY from the exons ATGGTCAGACCTCCTCTTTCCGTGCGGATGTTACACACTTCCCTTCCTCATAGAGCACCTTCAGCAAGAGAATCAATCGCATCTgctatatcatcttcatctctttcaaattcagataCTACTTCAACAGCAGATGCAGCTAGAAAAATGTTAGATTCTTTAACAAGTAGAGTTAAAACAGAAGCagatgaaaaaagaaaaccaTTTAGAGCTAATTCT TATGCACCACCTCATtcatttaatcaaaattcattatatcCAGAACCACGTCCTTATGCAAAAGCACCTTTACTTGGACcttcaaaaaaaattgCATCACAAATTGATCCTTTTTATTTAAGTAAAACTTCACCAATTaatcattatttaaatccattattttctttaaattttgTAAATCCAATGggtaaaattaaatcaagatcTGAAACTGGATTAACTTGGAAATcacaaaagaaaattggaaaattagTTAGAAGAGCAAGAAGTATGGGAATAATAAGTAGATGGTCAAATCAAACTGTTGCTGGTGGTTTAGGTACTAGTATGGGTAGGATCGGTGGTAGATATTAA